From a region of the Oncorhynchus masou masou isolate Uvic2021 unplaced genomic scaffold, UVic_Omas_1.1 unplaced_scaffold_1161, whole genome shotgun sequence genome:
- the LOC135529409 gene encoding early growth response protein 2b-like — protein sequence MMTAKTLEKVPVSLGGYVHPVSDSIYSVDHDSLPPGVAIFPNADLGGHYHDHLSGAPDGLMSGDMSLEKRSLDLSYSSFSQPPSHRNQTFTYMGKFSIDSQYPGNWNPEGVINIVSAGILGMTQPSSASSSPASSGSPGHFSSTLSCTMAQNQADMEHHLYSSPPPYGCGEVYQDPSAFLSTGPGISYPPPSYSSPKPNTDSGLFPIIPDYAGFFQPTCQRDMQAMPDRKPFPCPLDSFRVPPPLTPLNTIRNFTLGGPVSDGPRLPTAYSPQNLPLRPILRPRKYPNRPSKTPVHERPYPCPAEGCDRRFSRSDELTRHIRIHTGHKPFQCRICMRNFSRSDHLTTHIRTHTGEKPFACDFCGRKFARSDERKRHTKIHLRQKERKSSTAPSNNTNSDRSGTGSISTSSGVCSSSTGQLAGCPSRAV from the exons ATGATGACGGCTAAAACTTTAGAGAAAGTCCCGGTCTCTCTGGGTGGGTATGTCCATCCTGTCTCTGATTCCATCTACTCTGTGGATCATGACAGTCTGCCGCCCGGGGTGGCTATCTTTCCTAACGCTGATTTAGGCGGCCACTACCACGACCATCTTAGCGGAGCTCCAG ATGGCTTGATGAGTGGCGATATGAGCTTAGAGAAACGCTCTCTCGACCTGTCTTACTCTAGCTTCTCCCAGCCACCTAGCCATCGGAACCAGACCTTCACCTACATGGGAAAGTTCTCCATCGACTCTCAGTATCCAGGTAACTGGAACCCCGAGGGCGTCATCAACATTGTGAGTGCGGGGATCCTGGGCATGACCCAGCCATCTTCCGCCTCCTCCTCCCCGGCGTCCTCCGGCTCTCCCGGCCATTTCTCCTCCACGCTCAGCTGCACCATGGCCCAGAACCAGGCCGACATGGAGCACCACCTCTACTCTTCCCCGCCTCCCTACGGCTGTGGGGAGGTCTACCAGGACCCGTCGGCCTTCCTCTCCACCGGGCCCGGTATCTCTTACCCGCCGCCGTCCTACTCCTCCCCTAAGCCCAACACAGACTCGGGTCTCTTCCCCATCATCCCAGACTATGCTGGGTTCTTCCAGCCGACCTGTCAGAGGGACATGCAGGCCATGCCTGACCGCAAGCCCTTCCCCTGCCCACTGGACTCCTTTAGAGTACCCCCACCTCTGACTCCCCTGAACACTATTAGGAACTTTACATTAGGTGGGCCGGTCTCGGATGGACCCAGACTCCCCACCGCGTACAGCCCCCAGAACCTCCCCCTGAGACCCATCCTGCGGCCCAGAAAATATCCCAACAGGCCGAGCAAGACCCCGGTCCATGAGCGGCCGTACCCCTGCCCAGCGGAAGGCTGCGACCGGCGGTTCTCTCGGTCTGACGAGCTGACCAGACACATCCGGATCCACACGGGACACAAACCGTTCCAGTGCCGGATCTGCATGAGGAACTTTAGCCGCAGCGACCACCTCACCACGCACATCCGCACGCACACCGGAGAGAAGCCCTTCGCCTGTGATTTCTGTGGCCGTAAGTTCGCGAGGAGCGACGAGCGCAAAAGACACACCAAGATTCAtctcagacagaaagagagaaaatcaTCCACTGCGCCATCAAACAACACGAACTCTGATCGCTCCGGTACCGGTTCTATAAGCACATCTAGCGGAGTCTGCTCCTCCAGCACGGGACAGCTGGCGGGATGCCCCTCGCGGGCGGTATAG